A single window of Synechococcus sp. C9 DNA harbors:
- the glmS gene encoding glutamine--fructose-6-phosphate transaminase (isomerizing) produces the protein MCGIVGYVGLQSATPILMEGLRRLEYRGYDSAGIAWQSDGEIHVLRAPGKLHNLQARLPNTNSHIGIGHTRWATHGKPEERNAHPHCDNQHRVAVVQNGIIENYRPLREELTAQGCVFTSDTDTEVIPHLLSQYLQNNYPFLEAMRLTVAQLEGAFAIAAIATDAPDEIIIARQQAPLVVGLGQGELFCASDTTALVNHTQAFLSLENGELARLTPLGVELYSFAGERVRRYPERLTWSPVLVEKGGFKHYMLKEIHDQPGVLRQGLESHLLDGQIALGPVQELYPQVEQIQIVACGTSWHAGLVGQYILQQVAQVPTTVHYASEFRYAPPPYRPRTLTIGVTQSGETADTLAALSLESSRQLTGTPWLLGITNRPESSLGRLVPYVIDTRAGIEIGVAATKTFIAQVVAFYLLAFDLAYQRQILSQEKLELYLANLQKIPNQLEWILETQAPAIEQLAYEFQEVQHVIYLGRGINFPIALEGALKLKEISYIHAEGYPAGEMKHGPIALLDKGVPVIAIATPGTVYDKVLSNVQEARAREAHIIGVGSAANMEIPDLFQVNLTIPEVPELLSPLVTVIPLQLLAYYIAAHRGLDVDQPRNLAKSVTVE, from the coding sequence ATGTGCGGTATCGTGGGCTATGTGGGGTTACAATCAGCCACCCCGATTTTGATGGAAGGCTTGCGCCGTCTGGAATACCGGGGTTACGATTCCGCCGGGATTGCCTGGCAAAGTGACGGGGAAATTCACGTCCTGCGGGCACCGGGAAAACTGCACAATCTCCAAGCCCGTCTGCCGAATACGAACAGCCACATCGGGATTGGTCACACCCGCTGGGCAACCCACGGCAAGCCGGAAGAGCGCAACGCCCATCCCCATTGCGACAATCAGCACCGGGTCGCCGTCGTGCAAAACGGCATTATCGAAAACTATCGCCCCCTGCGGGAAGAACTCACTGCCCAGGGCTGTGTGTTTACCTCTGACACGGACACGGAAGTCATTCCCCACCTGTTGAGCCAGTATTTACAAAATAATTACCCATTCCTCGAGGCGATGCGTCTCACCGTTGCCCAATTGGAGGGGGCTTTTGCCATTGCCGCCATTGCCACCGATGCGCCGGATGAGATTATCATTGCCCGTCAGCAGGCACCGTTGGTGGTGGGGTTGGGGCAGGGGGAATTGTTTTGCGCCTCCGATACCACCGCTTTGGTGAATCATACCCAGGCGTTTTTGAGTTTGGAAAATGGGGAACTCGCCCGGCTCACGCCCCTGGGGGTGGAACTGTACAGCTTTGCCGGGGAGCGGGTGCGGCGTTATCCTGAGCGGCTCACCTGGAGTCCCGTCCTGGTGGAAAAAGGTGGGTTCAAGCATTATATGCTCAAGGAAATCCACGACCAGCCGGGGGTGTTGCGCCAGGGGTTGGAGTCCCATCTTTTGGACGGGCAGATTGCCCTGGGACCCGTGCAGGAATTGTATCCCCAGGTGGAGCAAATTCAAATTGTCGCCTGTGGTACGAGTTGGCACGCCGGTTTGGTCGGGCAGTACATTTTACAGCAAGTGGCGCAGGTACCCACCACCGTACATTATGCGTCCGAATTTCGCTATGCTCCGCCCCCCTACCGTCCCCGCACCCTCACCATTGGGGTCACCCAGTCCGGGGAAACCGCCGACACCCTTGCCGCCTTGAGTTTGGAATCCAGCCGCCAGTTGACGGGTACCCCCTGGTTATTGGGGATTACCAACCGCCCGGAGAGTAGTTTGGGTCGCCTGGTGCCCTATGTGATAGACACCCGTGCGGGAATTGAAATTGGGGTAGCCGCCACCAAAACCTTTATCGCTCAGGTCGTTGCCTTTTATTTATTAGCTTTTGACCTAGCCTACCAACGGCAAATCCTCAGCCAAGAAAAATTGGAATTATACTTAGCCAATTTGCAAAAAATTCCCAACCAATTGGAGTGGATTTTAGAAACTCAAGCACCAGCCATTGAACAACTTGCCTATGAATTTCAAGAAGTGCAACACGTCATTTATTTAGGGCGGGGCATCAATTTTCCAATTGCTTTAGAAGGGGCATTGAAACTGAAAGAAATTAGCTACATTCACGCCGAGGGTTATCCTGCCGGAGAGATGAAACATGGTCCCATTGCCCTATTGGATAAGGGTGTGCCGGTCATTGCCATTGCCACCCCAGGAACCGTGTACGACAAAGTTTTGAGTAACGTACAAGAAGCCCGAGCGCGGGAAGCCCATATTATTGGGGTGGGTTCAGCCGCCAATATGGAAATTCCCGATCTATTTCAGGTGAATTTAACCATACCAGAAGTACCCGAATTACTCTCTCCTCTAGTTACAGTCATTCCTTTACAATTGCTAGCATATTACATTGCCGCCCATCGGGGTTTAGATGTGGATCAACCCCGCAACCTCGCCAAGTCTGTCACTGTGGAATAG
- a CDS encoding class II aldolase/adducin family protein, which produces MVHQPGAPLDWADLQLLESWRQRLHQQGWLGQYPDGVSYGNVSQRHPQGGLVITATQVAHRTKLTCADYVLVTDYDPATHTLTVIGSTCASSEAPTHWAIYQLDPRIQVVFHIHCPTLWTQLLQQPEMPRTPPEIPYGTQAMAQAIRALYPHDPFERNCFVMAGHQDGIFSFGRTAAEAGQVLFAHAKLKL; this is translated from the coding sequence GTGGTTCATCAACCAGGTGCGCCCCTGGACTGGGCAGACCTCCAGCTTTTGGAATCCTGGCGGCAACGGTTACACCAACAGGGGTGGTTGGGGCAGTACCCGGACGGGGTGAGCTATGGGAATGTCAGCCAACGCCATCCCCAAGGCGGGTTGGTGATCACGGCGACCCAGGTGGCGCATCGGACAAAATTAACTTGTGCTGATTATGTACTGGTGACCGATTACGACCCGGCGACCCATACCCTCACCGTCATCGGTTCTACCTGTGCCAGTAGCGAAGCCCCCACCCACTGGGCAATCTACCAACTGGACCCCCGGATTCAGGTCGTGTTTCATATTCACTGCCCCACCCTCTGGACGCAGTTACTGCAACAGCCGGAGATGCCCCGCACCCCCCCGGAGATTCCCTACGGCACCCAGGCGATGGCGCAGGCGATCCGGGCACTCTACCCCCATGACCCCTTTGAGCGCAATTGCTTTGTCATGGCGGGTCACCAGGACGGTATCTTTAGTTTTGGGCGCACGGCGGCGGAGGCAGGGCAGGTGCTTTTTGCCCATGCTAAACTAAAGCTCTGA
- the cobU gene encoding bifunctional adenosylcobinamide kinase/adenosylcobinamide-phosphate guanylyltransferase gives MPCPITLVTGPSRSGKSRWAEHLAHCSQLPVIYVATSHPAPDDPEWQNRIRHHQQRRPAHWRTLEPPLDLVALCHNPPPDTCLLVDSLGTWVAEFLALNPSEWLTLETQLLTALKTISTPIILVAEEVGWGVVPAYPSGRSFRDRLGELVQAIGAIADQVYLVTGGWAINLTELGQPVPRGAFLDSVPPA, from the coding sequence ATGCCCTGCCCGATCACCCTGGTCACCGGTCCTAGTCGCTCCGGCAAAAGCCGCTGGGCGGAACATCTGGCGCACTGCTCGCAATTACCCGTCATTTACGTCGCCACCAGTCACCCCGCCCCCGACGACCCGGAATGGCAAAACCGGATTCGCCACCACCAACAGCGACGACCCGCCCACTGGCGTACCCTGGAACCGCCTCTGGATTTGGTCGCCCTTTGCCACAATCCGCCGCCCGATACCTGTTTATTGGTGGATTCCCTGGGGACTTGGGTGGCAGAATTTTTAGCATTAAATCCCTCCGAATGGCTCACCCTAGAAACCCAATTGCTGACTGCCTTAAAAACCATTTCTACCCCGATCATTTTGGTCGCCGAAGAAGTAGGTTGGGGGGTGGTGCCCGCCTATCCTTCCGGGCGTTCATTTCGGGATCGTTTGGGAGAATTGGTGCAGGCAATTGGTGCCATCGCTGACCAGGTGTACCTCGTCACCGGGGGGTGGGCAATCAACCTCACTGAATTAGGGCAACCCGTGCCTAGAGGGGCGTTTCTGGATTCTGTACCCCCCGCATGA
- a CDS encoding 4-hydroxy-3-methylbut-2-enyl diphosphate reductase yields MNPRVLRQNLRDSDRYFRKSFGREAEVEPVLQSEYQSSLVQRLRNEHYTLTQGEVTIRLASAFGFCWGVERAIAMAYETRRQFPDGRIWITNEIIHNPSVNENLRQMQIEFIPVTADGRKDFSGVDRGSVVILPAFGASVQEMELLHERECVIVDTTCPWVSKVWNRVGKHRKGGYTSIIHGKYKHEETIATSSHAERYLVVLNLEEARYVANYILQGGDRQEFLAKFRHACSEGFDPDRDLERVGIANQTTMLKGETEAIGKLFEHTMLKKYGPVNLHEHFLSFNTICDATQERQDAMFDLVKNPLDVMVVIGGFNSSNTTHLQEIAIEHGIPSYHIDSADRIGPGNRVQHKPLSPDLHYLETVEPWLPAGPITVGVTSGASTPDKVVADVIEKIFAIKG; encoded by the coding sequence ATGAACCCCCGTGTCCTCCGTCAAAACCTCCGGGACTCTGACCGCTACTTCCGCAAGAGTTTTGGGCGGGAGGCGGAGGTGGAACCCGTATTACAAAGCGAGTACCAAAGTTCCCTGGTGCAACGCCTGCGGAATGAACATTACACCCTCACCCAGGGAGAGGTGACGATTCGGCTGGCGTCAGCCTTTGGGTTTTGTTGGGGGGTGGAACGGGCAATCGCTATGGCTTATGAGACCCGCAGGCAGTTTCCCGATGGGCGGATTTGGATTACCAATGAGATTATTCACAACCCCTCGGTGAATGAAAATCTGCGGCAAATGCAGATCGAATTTATCCCGGTGACAGCGGACGGACGCAAGGATTTTAGCGGGGTGGACCGGGGGTCGGTGGTGATTTTACCCGCCTTTGGTGCCAGTGTGCAGGAGATGGAATTGCTCCATGAACGGGAATGCGTGATCGTAGATACGACTTGTCCTTGGGTTTCCAAAGTCTGGAATCGGGTCGGCAAGCACCGCAAGGGGGGCTACACTTCCATTATTCATGGGAAATACAAACATGAGGAAACGATTGCCACCAGTTCCCATGCGGAGCGGTATTTGGTGGTGTTGAATTTGGAGGAAGCTCGCTATGTTGCCAACTACATTTTGCAGGGGGGCGACCGGCAGGAATTTTTAGCCAAATTTCGCCATGCCTGTTCGGAGGGATTTGATCCGGATCGGGATTTGGAACGGGTGGGAATTGCCAATCAAACCACCATGCTCAAGGGGGAAACGGAGGCAATTGGCAAACTGTTTGAACATACCATGCTGAAAAAATATGGACCCGTGAATTTGCATGAGCATTTTCTCAGTTTTAATACGATTTGCGATGCCACGCAGGAACGCCAGGATGCCATGTTTGACCTGGTGAAAAACCCCTTGGATGTGATGGTGGTGATTGGTGGATTTAATTCTTCCAATACGACCCATTTGCAGGAAATTGCCATTGAGCATGGGATTCCTTCCTACCACATTGACAGTGCGGATCGGATTGGACCGGGGAATCGGGTGCAACACAAACCCCTCAGCCCGGATTTGCATTACCTGGAAACGGTGGAACCCTGGCTCCCGGCGGGACCGATTACAGTGGGGGTAACCTCGGGGGCTTCTACCCCGGATAAGGTGGTGGCGGATGTGATTGAGAAAATTTTTGCCATCAAGGGTTGA
- a CDS encoding CBS domain-containing protein yields the protein MTQTVAEVMTANPVVTYPETPIEEAIAILGEHKFSGLPVVNERHQLVGVLSNQDILERQEGVRPPVFFWFMDAVIWLENPHHYRQELHKVLGATVGDVMTPNPISIRPEELVSVAAHKMHQHRIRRLPVVNSENRVVGILTRGDIVRSIAQATAAE from the coding sequence ATGACCCAAACCGTTGCCGAGGTGATGACCGCCAACCCGGTGGTGACCTACCCCGAGACCCCGATTGAGGAGGCGATTGCCATCCTGGGGGAACACAAGTTCAGCGGACTGCCGGTGGTGAATGAGCGGCATCAATTGGTGGGGGTGCTATCCAACCAGGACATTTTGGAACGCCAGGAAGGGGTGCGTCCGCCGGTGTTTTTTTGGTTTATGGATGCGGTGATTTGGCTGGAAAATCCCCATCACTATCGGCAAGAACTGCACAAGGTTTTGGGGGCGACGGTAGGGGATGTGATGACTCCTAATCCAATCAGTATTCGCCCGGAGGAATTGGTGAGCGTGGCGGCACACAAAATGCACCAGCATCGGATTCGCCGTCTGCCGGTGGTGAATTCGGAAAATCGGGTGGTGGGCATCCTCACCCGGGGGGATATTGTGCGGAGTATTGCCCAGGCGACGGCGGCAGAGTGA
- the purE gene encoding 5-(carboxyamino)imidazole ribonucleotide mutase → MALVGIIMGSDSDLPVMSQAAQVCEDFHLAYDLAIVSAHRTPHRMVSYAETAHQRGLRVIIAGAGGAAHLPGMVAALTPLPVIGVPIPTAQMQGLDSLYSIVQMPKGIPVATVAIGNATNAGLLAVQILACGNEELWSRLHAYRQQLTEQVLDKQERLAQQGWRSYLNP, encoded by the coding sequence ATGGCACTGGTGGGCATCATTATGGGAAGCGACTCGGATTTGCCGGTCATGTCCCAGGCGGCTCAGGTCTGTGAGGATTTTCACCTCGCCTACGACTTGGCAATTGTTTCCGCCCATCGCACTCCCCACCGGATGGTCTCCTACGCCGAAACCGCCCACCAACGGGGCTTGCGGGTGATTATTGCCGGAGCCGGGGGAGCCGCCCATCTGCCGGGTATGGTCGCCGCTTTGACCCCCCTGCCGGTCATTGGGGTGCCTATTCCCACCGCCCAGATGCAGGGTTTAGATTCCCTGTACTCGATTGTACAAATGCCCAAGGGGATTCCCGTCGCCACCGTCGCCATCGGCAACGCCACGAATGCGGGGTTACTCGCCGTGCAGATTCTCGCCTGTGGGAACGAGGAACTCTGGAGCCGCCTGCACGCCTATCGCCAACAGCTTACCGAGCAGGTTTTGGACAAGCAGGAACGATTGGCACAACAGGGTTGGCGCAGTTATCTCAACCCTTGA
- a CDS encoding manganese efflux pump, which translates to MNEVVAYLLLGVATNIDNMIIGTTYGLKRHRIDFVNNVMIGSLNGAVTFISVLIGDFLRQFLTAQVGELLGGLVFLTLGFLTIAETYMMDQELEAEGEAPPDNIKSGYVRVSRQEALGLGLGLSVTNIAGGVGAGLAGFEVVRMTLLMFTFSILPISLGQWIGQHTASKFPQRWANITAAPVLTGFGIWKLIGGVMS; encoded by the coding sequence ATGAATGAAGTTGTTGCTTACCTGCTCTTGGGGGTCGCCACCAACATTGACAATATGATCATCGGCACGACCTATGGTCTCAAGCGGCACCGGATTGATTTTGTCAACAATGTGATGATTGGCTCCCTGAATGGGGCGGTTACCTTTATTTCAGTATTGATCGGGGATTTTTTACGGCAATTTTTGACCGCCCAGGTGGGGGAATTGTTGGGTGGATTGGTCTTTTTGACGTTGGGTTTTTTGACGATTGCAGAAACCTACATGATGGATCAAGAACTCGAGGCAGAGGGGGAAGCACCACCGGACAATATTAAATCCGGCTATGTCCGAGTATCTCGCCAGGAAGCCTTGGGTCTGGGGTTGGGGTTGAGTGTGACCAATATCGCCGGGGGCGTGGGGGCGGGCTTAGCAGGATTTGAGGTGGTGCGGATGACCCTTTTAATGTTTACTTTCAGCATTTTACCCATTTCCCTGGGGCAATGGATTGGTCAACATACCGCCTCTAAATTTCCCCAGCGGTGGGCAAATATCACAGCCGCTCCCGTGCTTACCGGGTTTGGCATTTGGAAATTGATCGGGGGGGTGATGTCCTAA
- the kaiC gene encoding circadian clock protein KaiC encodes MSAGSVMGVQKIRTLIEGFDEVSHGGLPAGRCTIVSGTSGTGKTIFAMQFLYNGIIHFDEPGIFVTFEESPEDIIKNALSFGWNLQALIDQGKLFILDASPEPEGQQIIGEFDLSALIARIEYAVEKFKAKRVSIDSVTAIFQQYSGNNGVSMIRNELFIMVARLKKLQVTTVMTTERIDEYGPIARFDVEEFVSDNVVILRNVLEMERRHRTIEILKLRGTTHMKGEYPFTISQDGVNIFPLGAMQLTQRSSNVRVSSGIPTLDEMCGGGFFKDSIILATGATGTGKTLLVSRFLENACQRGERALLFAYEESRAQLSRNASSWGVDFERFERQGLLKIICAYPESTGLEDHMQIVRSEISSFRPSCFAIDSLSALARGVSNNAFRQFVIGVTGFAKQQEITGFFTNTLDQFLGSHSITESHISTITDTILLLQYVEIRGEISRAINVFKMRGSWHDKGIREYVITNQGPDIQDSFRNLERIISGSPTRVMVDEKTELSRIMRGVQNPETPL; translated from the coding sequence ATGTCCGCTGGAAGCGTAATGGGTGTGCAAAAAATTCGCACCTTAATTGAAGGATTTGATGAGGTAAGTCACGGGGGATTACCGGCGGGTCGTTGTACGATTGTCAGCGGCACCTCCGGGACGGGAAAAACGATTTTTGCCATGCAGTTTTTATACAATGGCATCATCCATTTTGATGAACCAGGGATTTTCGTCACCTTTGAGGAGTCCCCGGAGGATATTATCAAAAACGCCCTCAGTTTTGGTTGGAATTTACAAGCCCTGATTGACCAGGGAAAGTTATTTATTTTGGATGCTTCCCCGGAGCCGGAGGGACAGCAAATTATTGGGGAATTTGATTTATCCGCCCTGATCGCCCGGATCGAATATGCGGTGGAGAAATTCAAAGCCAAACGGGTGTCTATTGATTCGGTAACGGCGATTTTTCAGCAGTATAGCGGTAACAATGGGGTGTCCATGATCCGCAATGAGTTATTCATCATGGTCGCCCGGTTAAAGAAATTGCAAGTTACGACGGTGATGACCACAGAACGGATTGATGAATATGGTCCCATTGCCCGGTTTGATGTGGAAGAATTTGTCTCGGATAATGTGGTAATTTTACGCAATGTTTTAGAGATGGAACGCCGCCATCGCACGATTGAAATCCTCAAATTGCGGGGCACGACCCACATGAAGGGGGAATATCCATTTACGATTAGCCAGGATGGGGTGAATATCTTTCCTTTGGGGGCGATGCAGTTGACCCAGCGTTCTTCCAATGTGCGGGTGTCTTCCGGGATTCCCACCCTGGACGAGATGTGTGGCGGGGGCTTTTTCAAGGATTCGATTATTTTGGCGACGGGGGCGACGGGGACGGGCAAAACCCTGTTGGTGAGCCGGTTTTTGGAAAATGCCTGTCAACGGGGGGAACGGGCGCTGTTGTTTGCCTATGAGGAATCCCGGGCGCAATTGTCCCGCAATGCTTCTTCCTGGGGGGTGGATTTTGAGCGGTTTGAACGCCAGGGGTTGCTGAAAATTATCTGCGCCTACCCGGAATCCACTGGGTTAGAGGATCATATGCAGATTGTGCGCTCGGAAATTTCCAGTTTTCGTCCTTCCTGTTTTGCCATTGATTCCCTATCGGCGCTGGCACGGGGGGTGAGCAATAATGCGTTTCGGCAGTTTGTGATTGGGGTGACGGGGTTTGCCAAACAGCAGGAAATTACCGGATTTTTTACGAATACGTTAGACCAGTTTTTGGGTTCTCATTCGATTACGGAGTCCCATATTTCCACGATTACGGATACGATTTTGCTCTTGCAATATGTGGAGATTCGGGGGGAAATTTCCCGGGCGATCAATGTGTTCAAAATGCGGGGTTCTTGGCATGATAAAGGCATCCGGGAATATGTGATTACCAACCAGGGTCCAGATATTCAGGATTCCTTCCGCAACTTAGAACGGATTATCAGTGGTTCGCCCACCCGGGTGATGGTGGATGAAAAAACGGAACTTTCCCGGATCATGCGGGGGGTACAGAATCCAGAAACGCCCCTCTAG
- a CDS encoding TIGR02652 family protein → MISPSWQYPIFGPEIACPHCRQMIPALTLTDTYLCPRHGAFESNPETGELVHLQSGRRWRQWQQHWYRQHTHPDGIRFEIHEALDQLYSQGYRATKVTIAQRYQELMTGYLEKANRPGEEGCRYRLYGLPVVFSPDPATEPCWEVINFYLDKEPGTPVRYPYLRLFD, encoded by the coding sequence TTGATTTCACCGAGTTGGCAGTACCCGATTTTTGGACCAGAGATTGCCTGCCCCCACTGTCGGCAAATGATTCCCGCCCTCACCCTGACGGATACCTACCTATGTCCACGGCATGGGGCGTTTGAATCCAACCCAGAGACAGGGGAATTGGTACATCTGCAATCGGGGCGACGCTGGCGGCAATGGCAACAGCATTGGTACCGACAACATACGCACCCGGACGGCATCCGCTTTGAAATCCATGAGGCGTTGGACCAACTGTATAGCCAGGGCTATCGGGCGACCAAAGTGACAATTGCCCAGCGGTATCAGGAATTGATGACGGGATACCTGGAAAAAGCCAACCGCCCCGGCGAGGAGGGATGTCGCTATCGGCTCTATGGACTGCCGGTGGTTTTCAGCCCCGACCCGGCAACGGAACCCTGCTGGGAAGTGATTAATTTTTATTTGGATAAGGAGCCGGGAACCCCCGTGCGTTACCCCTACCTGCGCTTGTTTGATTGA
- the crtD gene encoding C-3',4' desaturase CrtD, translating to MRIGVIGAGIGGLTAAALLARRGFEVVVWEQAAQVGGCASTFRRGGFTFDVGATQVAGLEPGGIHYKIFTELGIPVPPGVWCDPACAVYLPGESQPVRVWRDPEAWRAERQRQFPGSERFWQWLDWLFAVGWQFQQRQPVIPPRSWGDWGQLLRALDGDTLLISPLALLTVGQALQLFGLGGERRLQTFLDMQLKLYSQCNANETALLYGATALGVAHSPQGLQHLHGSMQVLSQGLLQSLQKWGGRVRRRHRVTAITVERGQVRGVWVENQRGKGWYEPVDHLVANVTAVDLVRLLGDAAPEGYRQRIAGLPPASGCFVLYLGVKQSAIPAGCPLHLQFMYDAQGEIGENNSLFVSVSQPGDGRAPAGMATIIASSFTAIHRWQQGDYDALKQQYTAQALARLGEFFDLSPGQVVHCEAATPRTFARYTARTQGMVGGIGQRVHTFGPWGLATRTPIRHLWLVGDSVHPGEGTAGVSYAAVQAVGQILASGQRRKH from the coding sequence ATGAGAATCGGCGTGATTGGGGCGGGGATCGGGGGCTTGACGGCGGCGGCTTTGTTGGCTCGGCGGGGGTTTGAGGTGGTGGTGTGGGAGCAGGCGGCGCAGGTGGGGGGGTGTGCGTCCACGTTCCGGCGGGGTGGGTTTACGTTTGACGTGGGGGCGACCCAGGTGGCGGGTTTGGAACCGGGGGGGATTCATTACAAAATCTTTACAGAATTGGGGATACCTGTCCCGCCGGGGGTATGGTGCGACCCGGCTTGTGCGGTGTATTTGCCGGGGGAATCCCAGCCGGTGCGGGTGTGGCGGGACCCGGAGGCTTGGCGGGCAGAGCGACAACGGCAATTCCCTGGAAGTGAACGGTTTTGGCAGTGGCTGGATTGGCTGTTTGCGGTGGGCTGGCAATTTCAACAACGGCAACCGGTGATTCCGCCTCGCTCCTGGGGAGATTGGGGGCAATTGTTGCGGGCGTTGGACGGGGATACCCTGCTCATCAGTCCCCTAGCCCTGCTCACGGTGGGGCAGGCATTACAACTTTTCGGTCTGGGGGGGGAGCGCCGCTTGCAAACTTTTTTGGATATGCAGTTAAAATTATATTCACAATGTAATGCAAATGAAACGGCTTTGTTATACGGGGCAACGGCTTTGGGAGTGGCGCATAGTCCCCAGGGTTTACAGCATTTGCACGGCAGTATGCAGGTTTTGAGCCAGGGGTTGCTCCAGAGCTTGCAGAAGTGGGGGGGACGGGTGCGGCGGCGGCATCGGGTGACGGCAATTACTGTAGAGCGGGGGCAGGTGCGGGGGGTGTGGGTAGAAAATCAGCGGGGCAAGGGTTGGTACGAGCCGGTGGATCACCTGGTGGCGAATGTGACGGCGGTGGATTTGGTGCGGTTGCTGGGGGATGCGGCGCCTGAGGGGTATCGCCAGCGGATTGCCGGGTTGCCCCCTGCGTCCGGGTGCTTTGTTCTGTATCTAGGGGTGAAACAGTCGGCGATTCCGGCGGGCTGTCCTCTGCATTTACAATTTATGTACGATGCCCAGGGGGAGATTGGGGAAAACAATTCCCTGTTTGTCTCGGTCAGCCAACCGGGGGATGGGCGGGCACCGGCGGGCATGGCGACAATCATTGCCTCATCCTTTACGGCGATTCACCGTTGGCAACAGGGGGATTATGACGCATTAAAACAGCAGTACACGGCGCAAGCCCTGGCTCGGCTGGGGGAATTTTTTGATTTATCCCCAGGACAAGTGGTTCACTGTGAAGCGGCGACCCCCCGGACGTTTGCCCGCTATACGGCTCGCACCCAGGGTATGGTGGGGGGCATTGGGCAACGGGTGCATACCTTTGGTCCGTGGGGATTGGCAACCCGCACGCCGATCCGGCACCTGTGGTTGGTGGGGGATTCGGTGCATCCAGGGGAAGGTACTGCTGGGGTGAGTTATGCCGCTGTGCAGGCGGTGGGGCAAATTCTCGCCAGTGGGCAACGGCGCAAACATTAA
- a CDS encoding Uma2 family endonuclease, protein MAQTQIKKYTFAEFLDYDAEDDRVELEDGKLIIMSTASPQHIAIIRFLYSLIQQYINDHNLSLEIFPGGISVRTGIRSSREPDLCILHREEWEALRKQNPKSAIVERPLLLVIEVVSPRSENQERDYQKKREEYLQMGIPEYWIIDAEEQKVTVCLLKDRSYTSTEYMGQALIRSGLLTHLALTVEQLSKF, encoded by the coding sequence ATGGCTCAAACACAGATCAAAAAATATACTTTTGCAGAGTTCTTGGACTATGATGCGGAGGATGATCGTGTGGAATTAGAAGATGGGAAATTAATTATCATGTCCACCGCCAGTCCCCAACATATTGCAATTATTCGCTTTTTATATTCCCTAATTCAACAATACATAAACGATCATAATCTATCCCTAGAAATTTTTCCTGGCGGTATCAGTGTACGCACTGGTATCCGTTCGTCAAGAGAACCAGATTTATGTATTCTGCATCGGGAAGAGTGGGAAGCATTGCGTAAACAAAATCCCAAGTCAGCCATTGTCGAACGTCCACTGTTACTGGTTATCGAAGTGGTCAGTCCAAGGAGTGAAAATCAGGAGCGGGATTATCAAAAAAAACGGGAAGAATATCTACAGATGGGCATTCCTGAGTATTGGATTATTGACGCAGAAGAACAGAAAGTTACGGTTTGTTTATTGAAAGACCGCTCTTACACATCCACTGAGTACATGGGTCAAGCTCTAATCAGGTCTGGCTTACTAACCCACTTAGCGTTAACAGTCGAACAGTTATCTAAGTTTTAG
- a CDS encoding DUF4359 domain-containing protein: MKRHILLGSLGVVAAVGLGLGLTNPSEQEFIGFAFVTLRQELCPRLPDILKEATEAQEIPQFLTTYLNQSCADILTAIRGTTEDFLRRNTRVQNYFFFSLYTTELFGNTYRTIGIARQFITIPAK; the protein is encoded by the coding sequence GTGAAACGGCATATTCTATTGGGTAGCTTGGGGGTGGTGGCGGCGGTCGGTTTGGGTTTGGGGCTGACCAATCCCTCGGAACAGGAATTTATTGGCTTTGCCTTTGTCACCCTGCGCCAGGAACTTTGCCCCCGTTTGCCGGACATCCTCAAAGAGGCTACTGAGGCTCAAGAAATTCCCCAATTTTTAACCACCTATCTGAATCAATCCTGCGCGGATATTTTAACCGCCATCCGGGGCACCACAGAGGACTTTTTACGCCGAAATACCCGGGTACAAAACTATTTTTTCTTTAGCCTCTACACCACCGAGCTTTTTGGGAATACCTATCGCACCATTGGCATCGCCCGACAATTTATCACCATCCCGGCGAAATAG